A single Populus alba chromosome 7, ASM523922v2, whole genome shotgun sequence DNA region contains:
- the LOC118047801 gene encoding UDP-glycosyltransferase 84B1, whose amino-acid sequence MGVEDQVHVLVVTMAWQGHINPMLKLAKRLVSKGVHVTIATTEGTRYLATQKPNIPTSFTTAENTTVRTPQISLEFFSDGLDLEFDRLKYFDSYIESLETIGYINLSNLIQDFTNDGKKFSCIISNPFMPWVPKIATKYGIPCAVLWIQACTVYSIYYHYFKNPNSFPTMIDPHEFIELPGMPKLQVKDLPSFILPSCSHPIRKLVSSFIQNLDEIKWVLGNSFDELEEEVIKSMASLHPICPIGPLVSSSLLGQEESINGSVDMWIPEDSCIEWLDKKPPSSVVYISFGSVASFSQKQIDNIAMGLKNSNRPFLWVIKPQEKCLENTGGELSYDFLKETEGRGLVVAWCPQEKVLMHQAVACFITHCGWNSTLETMVAGVPVIAYPDWTDQPTVAKLVTSMFNVGVRLEVENGVASSEEIERCIMEVTDGPEAAKIQKRALELKEAAKKAVADGGSSDANIDQFIREFIEK is encoded by the coding sequence ATGGGCGTTGAAGATCAAGTGCATGTTCTAGTGGTTACAATGGCATGGCAAGGTCATATAAACCCTATGCTCAAGCTTGCGAAACGCCTTGTATCAAAGGGTGTTCATGTTACTATAGCCACTACTGAGGGTACTCGTTACCTCGCGACGCAAAAACCCAACATCCCTACCTCCTTCACCACCGCCGAAAACACCACAGTCAGAACCCCACAAATCAGTCTTGAGTTCTTCTCCGATGGCCTTGACCTAGAATTTGATCGCTTGAAATATTTCGACTCCTATATTGAATCCCTGGAGACAATAGGATACATAAATCTCTCCAATCTAATACAAGATTTCACAAACGATGGTAAGAAATTCTCTTGCATTATTAGCAACCCGTTTATGCCATGGGTGCCAAAGATTGCTACTAAATATGGCATTCCTTGCGCAGTACTTTGGATCCAAGCCTGCACTGTCTACTCTATTTACTACCATTACTTTAAGAATCCTAACTCATTTCCAACAATGATAGACCCACATGAGTTTATAGAATTGCCTGGGATGCCAAAATTACAGGTAAAGGACCTTCCTTCTTTTATCCTCCCTTCATGTTCTCACCCCATCCGAAAACTAGTTTCAAGTTTCATTCAAAACTTGGATGAGATAAAATGGGTTCTGGGAAATTCTTTTGACGAACTTGAGGAGGAAGTTATTAAGTCCATGGCTTCACTCCATCCAATTTGTCCAATCGGTCCCTTGGTTTCATCATCTCTATTAGGACAAGAAGAGAGCATTAATGGCAGTGTTGATATGTGGATTCCTGAAGATTCATGCATTGAATGGTTGGACAAAAAACCACCTTCTTCAGTTGTTTACATTTCTTTCGGTAGTGTAGCGTCATTTTCgcaaaaacaaattgacaaCATAGCCATGGGATTGAAGAATAGCAATCGACCATTTCTGTGGGTGATTAAACCTCAGGAAAAATGCTTAGAAAACACAGGTGGTGAATTGTCATATGATTTTCTAAAGGAGACCGAGGGAAGAGGTTTAGTAGTGGCTTGGTGCCCTCAAGAGAAGGTGCTCATGCACCAAGCTGTGGCTTGCTTTATCACTCATTGTGGGTGGAACTCGACGCTAGAGACAATGGTGGCAGGGGTTCCTGTAATTGCTTATCCTGATTGGACAGATCAACCAACAGTTGCAAAACTTGTAACTAGCATGTTTAATGTGGGCGTGAGGTTGGAAGTTGAGAACGGAGTTGCAAGCTCAGAGGAGATAGAAAGGTGCATCATGGAGGTCACAGACGGACCGGAAGCTGCTAAGATACAGAAAAGGGCTTTGGAGTTGAAGGAGGCTGCGAAGAAAGCAGTTGCAGATGGTGGCTCTTCTGATGCAAATATAGATCAATTTATCAGGGAGTTCATTGAAAAGTAA